In the genome of Monodelphis domestica isolate mMonDom1 chromosome 2, mMonDom1.pri, whole genome shotgun sequence, one region contains:
- the APOA2 gene encoding apolipoprotein A-II yields the protein MKLLALTVLLLTICSLEGALVRREAQDQGVQSIFSQYFQKLTDIGKDLAEKVKAPEVQTQVQQYFKKSQDQVIPLAQKALTDTMSFFSSLVEAGKKDASK from the exons ATGAAGCTGCTTGCCCTGACTGTGCTGCTCCTGACCATCTGCAGCCTAGAAG GAGCCCTGGTTCGAAGAGAGGCACAAGATCAGGGAGTACAGAGCATCTTCTCTCAGTACTTCCAGAAGCTGACTGATATTGGCAAGGATCTGGCAGAGAAGGTTAAAGCCCCAGAGGTGCAGACTCAAGTCCA ACAATATTTTAAGAAGTCACAAGATCAAGTGATCCCACTGGCCCAGAAGGCCCTAACAGACACGATGTCCTTTTTCAGCTCTCTTGTGGAGGCTGGCAAGAAGGATGCTAGCAAGTAG
- the TOMM40L gene encoding mitochondrial import receptor subunit TOM40B, translating to MGNMLGLAPLGALPRRSARREEPLPNPGSFDELHRLCKDVFPVQMEGVKFIVNKVLSSHFQVTHTVHMSALGLSGYHLHAAFVGDQQLNSTEVFPTVVGDMDSSGSLNAQVLLLVAERLRAKAVFQTQQAKFLTWQFDGEYRGDDYTATLTLGNPDLIGESVIMVAHFLQSLTQRLVLGGELVYHRRPGEEGAILTLAGKYSALHWVATLNVGSGGAHASYYHRANEQVQVGVEFEANTRLQDTTFSFGYHLTLPQANMAFRGLVDSNWCVAAVLEKKMPPLPVTLALGAFLNHWRNRFHCGFSITVG from the exons ATGGGGAACATGTTGGGCCTGGCTCCGCTGGGAGCTCTGCCCCGCCGAAGCGCTCGTCGGGAGGAGCCGCTACCCAACCCGGGGAGTTTCGACGAGTTGCACCGGCTCTGCAAAG ATGTGTTCCCGGTACAGATGGAGGGAGTCAAGTTCATTGTCAACAAAGTTCTAAGCAGCCACTTCCAG GTGACCCACACTGTGCACATGAGTGCCCTGGGCCTGTCAGGGTATCACCTCCATGCTGCTTTTGTTGGTGACCAGCAGCTCAATTCCACTGAG GTGTTCCCCACTGTTGTAGGGGATATGGACAGCAGTGGTAGCCTCAATGCCCAGGTCCTGCTTCTCGTGGCAGAGCGACTCCGAGCCAAGGCAGTGTTCCAG ACCCAACAAGCCAAGTTCCTGACCTGGCAGTTTGATGGGGAGTATCGGGGGGATGACTATACCGCCACTCTGACACTGGGGAACCCTGACCTGATTGGGGAATCAG TGATCATGGTCGCTCACTTCCTGCAGAGCCTTACTCAACGTCTGGTGCTGGGGGGAGAGCTGGTCTATCACCGGCGCCCAGGAGAGGAGGGGGCTATCCTGACACTGGCCGGGAAGTACTCTG CTCTTCACTGGGTGGCTACACTGAATGTGGGGTCAGGCGGGGCCCACGCAAGTTATTACCACCGGGCAAATGAGCAG GTTCAGGTTGGAGTGGAGTTTGAGGCAAACACGAGGCTGCAGGACACCACCTTCTCCTTCGGCTACCACTTGACACTGCCCCAGGCCAACATGGCATTCAGGG GCCTGGTGGATAGTAACTGGTGTGTTGCCGCTGTGCTAGAGAAGAAGATGCCCCCTCTGCCTGTCACCCTGGCACTTGGAGCCTTCCTGAATCACTGGCGAAACAGATTTCACTGTGGCTTCAGCATCACTGTGGGATGA
- the NR1I3 gene encoding nuclear receptor subfamily 1 group I member 3, translated as MASREDELRSCVVCGDRATGYHFHALTCEGCKGFFRRTINKGMGLTCPFDQCCEVSKNQRRHCPACRLQKCLDVGMKKDMILSAEVLAQRRARKAQRQAEKEPVQLSEKQEMLVQVFLGAHARHVSTMFDQFVQFRPPAHLFTQHQPVPFLPPVLPLLIHLADVKTFMVEQVIKFTKDLPHFRCLPIEDQISLLKGAALEICHIELNTIFCPQSQTFLCGPLRYTFQDGAHVGFQEHFLELLLRFHMTLRRLKLQEPEYVLMAALALFSPDRPGVTQREQIDQFQEEMALTLQNYIRSQQARPQGRFLYAKMLGLLAELRSLSTEYGRQLQRIQELSALMPLLQEIYS; from the exons ATGGCAAGCAGAGAAGATGAACTGAGAAGTTGTGTTGTATGTGGGGACAGGGCCACTGGCTATCACTTCCATGCCCTGACCTGTGAGGGCTGCAAAGGGTTTTTCAG GAGAACTATCAACAAGGGTATGGGACTCACCTGTCCTTTTGATCAATGTTGTGAGGTCAGCAAAAACCAGAGGCGCCATTGCCCAGCCTGCAGGCTACAGAAATGCCTTGATGTGGGCATGAAGAAAGACA TGATCCTGTCGGCAGAAGTCCTGGCACAGAGGCGGGCAAGGAAGGCCCAAAGGCAGGCAGAGAAGGAACCTGTGCAGCTGAGTGAGAAGCAGGAGATGTTGGTCCAGGTGTTCCTAGGGGCTCATGCCCGCCACGTGAGCACCATGTTTGATCAATTTGTACAGTTCCGG CCCCCAGCCCATCTGTTCACCCAACACCAGCCTGTACCCTTTCTGCCACCTGTGTTGCCATTGCTTATACACCTAGCAGACGTCAAGACTTTCATGGTAGAACAAGTGATCAAGTTCACCAAAGACCTGCCTCATTTCCG GTGTCTGCCCATAGAAGACCAGATATCCCTATTGAAGGGTGCAGCCCTGGAAATCTGTCACATCGAACTCAACACCATTTTCTGTCCCCAAAGCCAAACTTTCCTGTGTGGACCTCTCCGATATACCTTCCAAGATGGAGCTCATG TGGGGTTTCAGGAGCATTTTTTGGAGTTACTGCTTCGTTTCCACATGACCCTGAGGAGACTGAAGCTGCAGGAGCCTGAATATGTGCTTATGGCTGCCTTGGCCCTCTTCTCTCCTG ATCGACCTGGTGTAACACAACGGGAACAAATCGATCAGTTCCAAGAGGAAATGGCATTGACATTACAGAACTACATCAGGAGCCAGCAAGCTCGACCACAAGGCCG GTTCTTGTATGCAAAGATGCTTGGGCTGCTAGCAGAACTTCGAAGTCTCAGCACGGAGTACGGACGCCAGCTGCAGCGCATCCAGGAGTTGTCGGCCCTGATGCCTCTGCTCCAGGAAATCTACAgctga